In Methylobacterium aquaticum, the following are encoded in one genomic region:
- a CDS encoding ABC transporter permease subunit — MSRPRVTRALGALLVAVCFALLSLPEVAGFVVRGLGLQAGTPVPAGRLAWLARQHLALALAGFLLAGGAGLGLGILATRAAGASLRATLDTLAAAAQAAPPVVVVALALPVLGFGAPPILLALAAYGLMPVMRGTAGALATVPEEVRRAALGMGLTPAQVLVRVELPLAAGPILESLRVVLVLAVATAAIGALAGAQTLGTPIVVGLQTQNTLALVQGAAAAAALAFLADAAWLTAAAGVSRLLRRSR, encoded by the coding sequence ATGAGCCGTCCCCGCGTCACCCGCGCGCTCGGGGCCCTGCTGGTGGCCGTGTGCTTCGCGCTGCTCAGCCTGCCGGAGGTCGCCGGCTTCGTGGTCCGGGGCCTCGGCCTCCAGGCCGGCACGCCGGTGCCGGCCGGGCGCCTCGCCTGGCTGGCCCGCCAGCACCTGGCCTTGGCGCTGGCGGGCTTCCTCCTCGCGGGCGGGGCCGGGCTCGGCCTCGGCATCCTGGCGACCCGCGCCGCCGGTGCCTCGTTGCGCGCCACCCTTGACACCCTCGCCGCCGCCGCCCAGGCCGCGCCGCCGGTGGTGGTGGTGGCGCTCGCCCTCCCGGTGCTCGGCTTCGGCGCGCCGCCGATCCTGCTGGCGCTCGCTGCCTACGGGCTGATGCCGGTGATGCGCGGCACGGCCGGGGCGCTCGCCACCGTGCCGGAGGAGGTGCGCCGGGCGGCACTCGGGATGGGGCTCACGCCGGCGCAAGTTCTCGTCCGGGTCGAGCTGCCGCTCGCCGCCGGGCCGATCCTCGAATCCTTGCGGGTGGTGCTGGTGCTCGCGGTCGCCACCGCGGCGATCGGGGCGCTCGCCGGGGCCCAGACGCTGGGCACCCCGATCGTGGTCGGGTTGCAGACGCAGAACACTCTGGCGCTGGTCCAGGGGGCGGCGGCCGCGGCGGCTTTGGCCTTCCTGGCCGATGCGGCCTGGCTTACTGCGGCGGCGGGCGTGAGCCGGCTGCTGCGACGGTCGAGATGA
- a CDS encoding ABC transporter permease subunit, which yields MIRAVTRTKASPTWPAAWLPLVAAGLAAAALAGLPFLTLAPNRLVPGSPVGSGAAGMVASALAVGAALLPAEAARPWRAWTALAAALFAWGVLLVGLGHEAAGLLAGQKPAARAALGSGGWLALLALAGLAAETGRAVLPRRGGLLAVLLLLGLAAVVAGAGALDSLSLAVEYRARAGAVTAAVLQHLGLAGASLGLALLVSMPLALLRLRDGPGARLVDGVVSGIQVVPALALFAALVAGLSGLLALVPSLRGLGLSAIGPVPAVIGTAAYLCLPLASGLAAGLAAADADVLAAARAIGLNPREVLLRVRVPLGAPVLIGAVRVAAVQSVGLATLGGLVGAGGLGALVFEGMAQFAQDLILLGALPVIGLALAIDAGLALLGGTREVPA from the coding sequence ATGATTCGCGCCGTCACTCGCACCAAGGCGTCGCCGACATGGCCCGCTGCCTGGCTCCCGCTCGTCGCCGCCGGCCTTGCCGCCGCAGCGCTCGCCGGCCTGCCGTTCCTCACCCTGGCGCCGAACCGCCTCGTGCCCGGCAGCCCGGTCGGAAGCGGCGCCGCCGGGATGGTGGCGAGCGCGCTCGCGGTCGGGGCGGCTCTGCTGCCCGCGGAGGCGGCGCGGCCGTGGCGCGCTTGGACCGCCCTCGCGGCGGCACTGTTCGCCTGGGGTGTGCTGCTGGTCGGCCTCGGCCACGAGGCGGCCGGACTCCTCGCGGGCCAGAAGCCCGCCGCCCGTGCCGCCCTCGGCTCGGGCGGGTGGCTCGCCCTGCTGGCGCTGGCGGGCCTGGCCGCGGAGACGGGCAGGGCGGTCCTGCCACGCCGCGGCGGTCTTCTCGCCGTTCTCCTGCTCCTCGGCCTCGCGGCCGTCGTCGCGGGGGCGGGTGCTCTCGATTCGCTGTCGCTCGCGGTGGAGTACCGGGCGCGGGCCGGGGCCGTGACCGCGGCGGTGCTCCAGCATCTCGGGCTCGCCGGGGCGTCGCTCGGCCTGGCGCTCCTCGTCTCCATGCCCCTGGCGCTCCTGCGCCTGCGCGACGGGCCGGGCGCGCGCCTCGTCGACGGCGTTGTGAGCGGGATCCAGGTGGTGCCGGCGCTCGCGCTCTTCGCGGCCCTGGTGGCGGGCCTGTCGGGCCTGCTCGCCCTGGTGCCGTCCCTGCGGGGTCTCGGCCTCTCCGCCATCGGCCCGGTGCCGGCGGTGATCGGCACCGCCGCCTATCTCTGCCTGCCGCTGGCGAGCGGGCTCGCCGCCGGCCTCGCCGCGGCGGATGCGGACGTGCTCGCCGCCGCCCGGGCGATCGGCCTCAACCCCCGCGAGGTGCTGCTGCGGGTGCGCGTGCCTCTCGGTGCCCCGGTGCTGATCGGCGCCGTCCGGGTCGCGGCGGTGCAGAGCGTCGGGCTCGCCACCCTCGGCGGCCTCGTCGGGGCCGGCGGGCTCGGGGCGCTGGTCTTCGAGGGCATGGCGCAGTTCGCCCAGGACCTGATCCTGCTCGGGGCGCTCCCGGTGATCGGCCTCGCGCTGGCGATCGATGCCGGGCTCGCGCTCCTCGGCGGCACCCGGGAGGTGCCGGCATGA
- a CDS encoding glycine betaine ABC transporter substrate-binding protein, whose amino-acid sequence MASKVDGEGALLGHLIAMVLRRLGVPVTARLQLGPTRIVRTALTAGEIDLYPEYTGNAAFFSGTDADPVWRRAESAYAAAKAFDAKNGLTWLKAAPANNTWQIAVQGSLARAERLATMADFAGAVRRGLIELCASAEFVESPAALPSFERAYDFVMPRERIVMLPGGDTAVTLRAAAQGISGVNAGMVYGTDGAIAALDVTVMSDPAGAQIVYEPAPVIRTPVLDRHPEIAPALDRLFSGLDLPTLRRLNAEVAVEGDTPEAVARRYLGTLAP is encoded by the coding sequence GTGGCCTCGAAGGTCGACGGCGAGGGCGCCCTGCTCGGCCACCTGATCGCGATGGTGCTGCGGCGGCTCGGCGTCCCGGTGACGGCGCGGCTCCAGCTCGGGCCGACCCGCATCGTCCGCACCGCGCTGACCGCCGGCGAGATCGACCTCTACCCGGAATATACCGGCAATGCCGCCTTCTTCTCCGGCACCGATGCCGATCCGGTCTGGCGCCGGGCCGAGAGCGCCTACGCGGCGGCGAAGGCCTTCGATGCGAAGAACGGCCTCACCTGGCTCAAGGCGGCGCCCGCCAACAACACCTGGCAGATCGCCGTGCAGGGCAGCCTCGCCCGGGCCGAGCGCCTCGCCACGATGGCGGATTTCGCCGGCGCCGTCCGGCGCGGCCTGATCGAGCTCTGCGCCTCGGCGGAGTTCGTGGAGAGCCCGGCGGCCCTGCCGTCCTTCGAGCGCGCTTACGATTTCGTGATGCCGCGGGAGCGGATCGTGATGCTGCCGGGCGGCGATACCGCCGTCACGTTGCGGGCGGCGGCGCAGGGCATCAGCGGGGTCAATGCCGGCATGGTCTACGGCACCGACGGGGCGATCGCGGCCCTCGACGTCACGGTGATGAGCGATCCGGCCGGCGCGCAGATCGTCTACGAGCCCGCACCGGTGATCCGCACGCCCGTCCTCGACCGTCACCCGGAGATCGCTCCCGCCCTCGATCGCCTCTTTTCCGGCCTCGACCTCCCGACCCTGCGGCGGCTGAACGCCGAGGTGGCGGTGGAGGGCGACACCCCGGAGGCGGTCGCCCGCCGCTACCTCGGAACCCTCGCGCCATGA